A genomic window from Paucibacter sp. KCTC 42545 includes:
- a CDS encoding deoxyguanosinetriphosphate triphosphohydrolase, with protein sequence MLARYASDASRCRGRRYAEVPAPTRSEFQRDRDRIIHCTAFRRLVYKTQVFLNHEGDLFRTRLTHSLEVAQLGRSVGRSLGLDEDLIEAIALAHDLGHTPFGHAGQDVLDECMQAYGGFEHNLQSLRVVDKLEQRYPAYDGLNLCFETREGILKHCSKRNALQLEAGEPAGVAARFVHGGQASLEAQLCNLADEVAYNAHDIDDGVRSGLLTLEQLEAVPLVQRFMAEALAAYPSLQGKRLLFETIRRMLSAQVYDLIDATAQALAQAQPADADAVRAAGPFVRFSPEMRQASTQLKRFLFAELYRHPQVQATRLRAEEVLRDLFRIYSSDPQQLPSDFAGAADAPRACADYIAGMTDRFALREHQRLTGKTLF encoded by the coding sequence GTGCTCGCCAGATATGCCAGTGATGCTTCCCGCTGCCGGGGTCGCCGTTATGCCGAAGTGCCCGCGCCGACCCGCAGTGAGTTCCAGCGTGATCGCGATCGCATCATCCACTGCACCGCCTTCCGGCGCCTGGTCTACAAGACGCAGGTGTTCCTCAATCACGAGGGCGATCTGTTCAGGACACGCTTGACCCATTCGCTGGAAGTAGCGCAACTTGGCCGCTCGGTCGGCCGCAGCCTGGGGCTGGATGAGGATTTAATTGAAGCCATCGCCTTGGCGCATGACCTCGGCCACACGCCTTTCGGGCATGCCGGCCAGGATGTGCTGGATGAGTGCATGCAAGCCTATGGTGGCTTTGAGCACAATCTGCAGTCCTTGCGCGTGGTGGACAAGCTGGAGCAGCGCTATCCGGCCTATGACGGCCTAAACCTCTGCTTTGAAACCCGCGAGGGCATTCTCAAGCATTGTTCCAAGCGCAATGCCTTGCAGTTGGAAGCGGGGGAGCCGGCTGGCGTGGCCGCCCGTTTTGTGCATGGCGGCCAGGCGAGCCTGGAAGCGCAGTTGTGCAATCTGGCCGACGAAGTGGCCTATAACGCGCATGACATCGATGATGGCGTGCGCTCTGGGCTGCTGACGCTAGAGCAATTGGAGGCGGTGCCCTTGGTGCAGCGCTTCATGGCCGAGGCCTTGGCGGCTTACCCAAGCTTGCAGGGCAAGCGACTCTTGTTTGAAACCATTCGGCGAATGTTGTCCGCCCAGGTCTACGACCTGATCGATGCCACCGCGCAAGCCCTGGCCCAAGCCCAGCCAGCCGACGCCGATGCCGTACGTGCGGCCGGGCCTTTTGTGCGGTTCAGCCCTGAAATGCGTCAGGCCAGCACCCAACTCAAGCGCTTTCTGTTCGCCGAACTCTACCGGCACCCCCAGGTGCAAGCGACGCGCCTGCGCGCAGAAGAGGTCTTGCGCGATCTGTTTCGGATCTATTCCTCCGATCCCCAGCAACTGCCCAGCGACTTTGCCGGCGCCGCTGATGCTCCGCGCGCCTGTGCCGACTACATCGCCGGCATGACTGACCGCTTCGCGCTGCGCGAACATCAACGCTTGACCGGTAAAACCTTGTTCTGA
- a CDS encoding IS3 family transposase (programmed frameshift), with product MKKSRFTEEQIIGFLKQAEAGMPIKELCRQGGFSDATFYKWRAKYGGMQATDAKRLRELEGENAKLKRLLAEAHLDIHALKGRLRRKALAPQVRRDAATQMIAQHHLSERRACRLVGLSRDSYRNPPVVDEATQQLSAKIVEIAQVRRRFGYRRIHDVLRPQFPGVNHKRVYRLYSQAQLAVRKRKKIRRAASERVPLTVPTRVNEVWSMDFVSDSLANGRRIKCLTVADDFTHECVDIAVDYGISGQYVTRLLDRAAIFRGYPAAVRTDNGPEFTCRAFIAWAQAHDVRHILIQPGRPMQNGYIESFNGKFRDECLNEHWFQTLPQARSEIAIWRQDYNEVRPHSSLGRIPPAEFAQRHRTKNQAPPATRNEIK from the exons ATGAAGAAGAGCAGATTTACTGAGGAACAAATCATTGGGTTCCTGAAGCAGGCCGAGGCCGGCATGCCGATCAAGGAGCTGTGCCGGCAAGGCGGCTTCAGCGACGCCACGTTCTACAAGTGGCGGGCCAAGTACGGCGGCATGCAGGCCACGGATGCCAAGCGACTGCGCGAGCTCGAAGGCGAGAACGCCAAGCTCAAGCGCCTGCTGGCAGAGGCCCACCTGGACATCCACGCGCTCAAGG GACGTCTTCGGCGTAAAGCCCTAGCCCCGCAGGTCAGGCGCGACGCGGCGACCCAGATGATTGCCCAGCACCATCTGTCCGAACGCCGCGCGTGCCGCCTGGTGGGGCTCTCCAGAGACAGCTATCGCAACCCGCCCGTGGTCGATGAGGCCACGCAGCAACTCAGCGCCAAGATCGTCGAGATCGCACAGGTGCGGCGCCGCTTCGGCTATCGCCGCATCCATGACGTGCTGCGCCCACAGTTCCCAGGCGTCAATCACAAGCGCGTCTATCGGTTGTACAGCCAGGCGCAGTTGGCGGTGCGCAAGCGCAAGAAGATCAGACGGGCAGCCAGCGAGCGCGTGCCGCTCACCGTGCCGACCCGAGTCAATGAGGTGTGGAGCATGGACTTCGTTTCCGACAGCCTGGCCAATGGCCGGCGTATCAAGTGCCTGACTGTGGCCGACGACTTCACGCACGAGTGTGTGGACATCGCCGTGGACTACGGCATCTCGGGCCAGTACGTGACGCGGTTGCTGGACCGGGCCGCGATCTTCAGGGGCTACCCTGCGGCGGTGAGAACCGACAACGGGCCGGAGTTCACCTGCCGGGCCTTCATCGCTTGGGCGCAAGCTCACGACGTGCGGCACATCCTCATCCAGCCAGGGCGGCCCATGCAGAACGGCTACATCGAGAGCTTCAACGGCAAGTTCCGCGACGAGTGCTTGAACGAGCACTGGTTCCAGACGCTGCCGCAGGCGCGCTCGGAGATCGCCATCTGGCGGCAGGACTACAACGAGGTGAGGCCGCACAGCAGCCTGGGTCGGATACCGCCGGCCGAGTTCGCGCAGCGCCACCGCACCAAGAACCAGGCGCCACCGGCTACACGCAACGAGATCAAGTAA
- a CDS encoding glutamate synthase-related protein, with the protein MTKAAEFQAEMQDLSANGLYRPQNEKDACGLGFVAHIKGLKAHSIVQQGLKILENLDHRGAVGADKLMGDGAGILIQIPDEFYRVEMAKQGVDLPPPGEYGVGMIFLPKEHASRLACEQELARAVKAEGQVLLGWRDVPVDADMPMSPTVREKEPIIRQIFIGRGPDIIVPDALERKLYVIRKTASSAIQALQLTHSREYYVPSMSCRTVIYKGLLLADQVGSYYKDLADPSVVSAIALVHQRFSTNTFPEWPLAHPYRMVAHNGEINTVKGNFNWMRAREGVMKSPVLGDDLNKLYPISFEHQSDTATFDNAIELLTMAGYPLAHAAMMMIPEAWEQHEQMDTRRRAFYEYHAAMMEPWDGPAAMVFTDGRQVCAALDRNGLRPARYCITDDDLVILASESGVLPIPENKIIKKWRLQPGKMFLIDLEQGRIIDDEELKHQYANARPYRQWIENVRVRLDDIELSEVKPAEFKTALLDRQQAFGFTQEDIKFLLAPMASNGEEAIGSMGNDSPLAVLSSKNKPLFNYFKQLFAQVTNPPIDPIRENIVMSLNSFIGPKPNLLDINAVNPPMRLEVAQPVLDFKDMARLRQIEAHTHGKFKSYELDISYPREWGPEGVEAQLASLCAESVDAIKSGHNILIITDRHLSAERIAIPALLALSAIHHHLVREGRRTTAGLVVETGSAREVHHFAVLAGFGAEAVHPYLALETLGDMCAELPGNLSAEKAIYNYIKAVGKGLSKIMSKMGISTYMSYCGAQIFEAIGLQSDFVEKYFRGTPTQVGGIGVFQVAEEAIRLHQAAFGDDPVLETMLDAGGEYAWRARGEEHMWTPDAIAKLQHSVRASKFDTYKEYAQIINDQSKRHMTLRGLFEFKFDPSKAIPLDEVEPAKEIVKRFATGAMSLGSISTEAHATLAVAMNRIGGKSNTGEGGEDPARYRNELKGIKITAGTKVSDVIGNKVIAVDYELQDGDSLRSKIKQVASGRFGVTTEYLVSADQIQIKMAQGAKPGEGGQLPGGKVSEYIGMLRYSVPGVGLISPPPHHDIYSIEDLAQLIHDLKNVNPKADVSVKLVSEVGVGTIAAGVTKAKADHLVIAGHDGGTGASPWSSIKHAGTPWELGLAEAQQTLVLNRLRGRVRVQADGQMKTGRDVVIGALLGADEFGFATAPLVAEGCIMMRKCHLNTCPVGVATQDPVLRAKFTGKPEHVVNFFFFIAEEARQIMAQLGIRKFEDLVGRSDLLDTKKGISHWKAKGLDFSRVFYRPVVPADVARTHVDTQEHGLERALDVKLIEKCLPAFERGEKVQFMQEVTNVRRTVGAMLSGELIRRRPEGLPDHTIHIQMEGTGGQSFGAFLAQGITFYLIGEANDYTGKGLSGGRVVVRPSIDFRGDATQNIIVGNTVLYGATRGEAFFRGVAGERFAVRLSGASAVVEGTGDHGCEYMTGGTVVVLGKTGRNFAAGMSGGVAYVFDEDGQFATRCNTSMVALDKLLPSAEQEATLDKAVWHHHAGLANGAQQTDEAILKKMLEDHHRWTGSARARHILDHWAESRAKFVKVFPHEYRRALGEINAAKEAAESIAQAKSAAKPVKA; encoded by the coding sequence ATGACCAAGGCAGCTGAATTTCAAGCCGAGATGCAAGACCTGAGTGCCAATGGCCTCTATCGCCCCCAGAACGAGAAGGACGCTTGCGGCCTGGGTTTTGTGGCCCATATCAAGGGCCTGAAGGCGCACAGCATCGTGCAGCAGGGTCTGAAGATTCTTGAAAACCTCGACCATCGGGGCGCTGTCGGTGCCGACAAGCTGATGGGCGATGGCGCCGGCATCCTGATTCAGATTCCCGATGAGTTCTACCGCGTCGAAATGGCCAAGCAGGGCGTCGACCTGCCGCCTCCCGGCGAATACGGCGTCGGCATGATCTTCTTGCCTAAGGAGCATGCCTCCCGCCTGGCCTGCGAGCAAGAGTTGGCCCGTGCCGTCAAGGCCGAGGGTCAGGTCTTGCTGGGCTGGCGTGATGTGCCGGTGGATGCCGACATGCCCATGTCGCCCACCGTGCGCGAAAAAGAGCCCATCATTCGCCAGATCTTCATTGGTCGCGGCCCGGACATCATTGTTCCCGACGCCCTGGAGCGCAAGCTCTACGTCATCCGCAAGACCGCCAGCAGCGCCATCCAGGCCCTGCAGCTGACCCACAGCCGCGAGTACTACGTGCCCAGCATGAGTTGCCGCACCGTCATCTACAAAGGCCTGCTGTTGGCCGATCAGGTGGGCAGTTATTACAAAGATCTGGCTGACCCGAGCGTGGTGTCCGCCATCGCCCTGGTGCACCAGCGCTTCTCCACCAACACCTTCCCCGAATGGCCGCTGGCCCACCCCTACCGCATGGTGGCGCACAACGGTGAGATCAACACGGTCAAGGGCAACTTCAACTGGATGCGCGCCCGTGAAGGCGTGATGAAGTCGCCGGTGCTGGGTGATGACCTGAACAAGCTCTACCCGATCAGCTTCGAGCACCAGTCCGACACGGCCACGTTTGACAACGCCATCGAACTGCTCACCATGGCCGGCTATCCGCTCGCCCATGCCGCCATGATGATGATCCCGGAAGCCTGGGAGCAGCATGAGCAGATGGACACGCGCCGCCGTGCCTTCTACGAATATCACGCCGCCATGATGGAACCCTGGGACGGCCCAGCCGCCATGGTCTTCACCGATGGTCGCCAGGTTTGCGCTGCGCTGGACCGCAATGGTCTGCGCCCGGCCCGCTACTGCATCACCGACGATGACTTGGTCATCCTGGCTTCGGAATCCGGCGTGCTGCCCATCCCCGAGAACAAGATCATCAAGAAATGGCGCCTGCAGCCCGGCAAGATGTTCCTGATCGATCTGGAGCAGGGCCGCATCATCGATGACGAAGAGTTGAAGCATCAGTACGCCAATGCGCGCCCCTATCGCCAGTGGATCGAGAACGTGCGCGTGCGCCTGGACGATATCGAACTCAGCGAGGTCAAGCCCGCCGAATTCAAGACCGCCCTGCTGGACCGCCAGCAAGCCTTCGGCTTCACGCAAGAGGACATCAAGTTCCTGCTCGCCCCCATGGCCAGCAATGGCGAAGAGGCGATCGGCTCGATGGGCAATGACTCGCCCCTGGCCGTGCTGTCCAGCAAGAACAAGCCGCTGTTCAACTACTTCAAGCAGCTGTTCGCCCAGGTGACCAACCCGCCGATCGACCCGATCCGCGAGAACATCGTGATGTCGCTGAACAGCTTCATCGGGCCTAAGCCCAATCTGCTGGACATCAACGCGGTCAACCCGCCCATGCGTCTGGAAGTGGCTCAGCCCGTGCTGGACTTCAAGGACATGGCGCGCCTGCGTCAGATCGAGGCTCACACTCACGGCAAGTTCAAGAGCTATGAGCTGGACATTTCCTACCCGCGTGAGTGGGGCCCGGAAGGTGTTGAGGCCCAGCTGGCCTCGCTGTGCGCCGAGAGCGTGGACGCGATCAAGAGCGGCCACAACATCCTCATCATCACCGACCGTCATCTGAGTGCCGAGCGCATCGCCATTCCGGCCCTGCTGGCGCTGAGCGCTATCCACCACCACTTGGTGCGTGAAGGCCGCCGCACCACGGCCGGCCTGGTGGTTGAAACCGGTAGCGCTCGCGAAGTGCATCACTTCGCCGTGCTGGCTGGCTTCGGCGCTGAAGCCGTTCACCCCTATCTGGCCCTGGAAACCTTGGGCGATATGTGCGCCGAGCTGCCCGGCAATCTGTCGGCTGAGAAGGCCATCTACAACTACATCAAGGCGGTGGGCAAGGGTCTGTCCAAGATCATGTCCAAGATGGGCATCTCGACCTATATGTCTTACTGCGGCGCGCAGATCTTCGAAGCCATCGGCCTGCAGTCCGACTTCGTCGAGAAGTATTTCCGTGGCACGCCGACGCAAGTGGGCGGCATCGGCGTGTTCCAGGTGGCCGAGGAAGCCATCCGCTTGCACCAAGCCGCCTTCGGCGACGACCCGGTGCTGGAAACCATGCTGGACGCCGGCGGTGAATACGCCTGGCGCGCCCGTGGCGAAGAGCATATGTGGACGCCTGACGCGATCGCCAAGCTGCAGCACAGCGTGCGCGCCAGCAAGTTCGATACCTATAAGGAATACGCCCAGATCATCAACGACCAGAGCAAGCGTCATATGACCTTGCGCGGCCTGTTTGAGTTCAAGTTCGACCCGAGCAAGGCGATTCCTCTGGACGAGGTTGAGCCGGCCAAGGAAATCGTCAAGCGTTTCGCCACCGGCGCCATGTCCCTGGGCTCCATCAGCACCGAGGCGCATGCCACCTTGGCCGTGGCGATGAACCGAATCGGGGGCAAGAGCAATACCGGCGAAGGCGGTGAAGATCCGGCCCGCTATCGCAATGAGTTGAAGGGCATCAAGATCACTGCCGGCACCAAGGTGTCGGACGTGATCGGCAACAAGGTCATCGCGGTCGACTACGAGCTGCAAGACGGCGATTCCCTTCGCTCCAAGATCAAGCAAGTGGCGTCGGGCCGCTTCGGTGTCACCACCGAGTATTTGGTGAGCGCCGATCAGATCCAGATCAAGATGGCCCAAGGCGCCAAGCCGGGTGAGGGCGGTCAGCTGCCCGGCGGCAAGGTGTCGGAGTACATCGGCATGCTGCGTTACTCGGTGCCAGGCGTGGGCCTGATCTCGCCGCCGCCGCACCATGACATCTACTCCATCGAGGACTTGGCTCAGCTGATCCACGATCTGAAGAACGTCAACCCCAAGGCCGATGTCTCGGTCAAGCTGGTGTCGGAAGTGGGCGTGGGCACCATCGCCGCGGGCGTCACCAAGGCCAAGGCCGATCACCTGGTGATCGCCGGCCACGACGGCGGCACGGGCGCTTCGCCCTGGTCTTCGATCAAGCATGCCGGCACCCCCTGGGAGCTGGGCTTGGCCGAAGCGCAACAGACCCTGGTACTGAACCGCCTGCGCGGCCGCGTGCGGGTGCAGGCCGACGGCCAGATGAAGACCGGCCGCGACGTCGTCATCGGCGCCTTGCTGGGTGCCGATGAGTTCGGCTTCGCCACCGCGCCGCTGGTGGCCGAGGGCTGCATCATGATGCGCAAATGCCACCTCAACACCTGCCCGGTGGGTGTGGCCACGCAAGACCCGGTGCTGCGTGCCAAGTTCACCGGCAAGCCCGAGCATGTGGTGAACTTCTTCTTCTTCATTGCCGAAGAAGCGCGCCAGATCATGGCCCAGCTGGGCATTCGCAAGTTCGAAGACCTTGTCGGCCGCAGCGACTTGCTGGACACCAAGAAAGGCATCTCGCACTGGAAGGCCAAGGGCCTGGACTTCAGTCGTGTGTTCTACCGCCCCGTGGTGCCGGCCGATGTGGCGCGCACCCATGTGGACACGCAAGAGCACGGCCTGGAGCGCGCCCTCGATGTGAAGCTGATCGAGAAGTGCCTGCCCGCTTTCGAGCGCGGCGAGAAGGTTCAGTTCATGCAAGAGGTGACGAATGTGCGCCGCACCGTCGGCGCCATGCTGTCGGGCGAATTGATCCGCCGCCGCCCCGAAGGTCTGCCTGACCACACCATTCACATCCAGATGGAAGGTACCGGCGGCCAGAGCTTCGGCGCCTTCCTGGCCCAGGGCATTACCTTCTACCTGATCGGTGAAGCGAACGACTACACCGGCAAGGGCTTGTCCGGTGGCCGCGTGGTGGTGCGCCCCAGCATCGACTTCCGCGGTGACGCGACGCAGAACATCATCGTCGGCAACACCGTGCTGTACGGCGCCACGCGTGGTGAGGCCTTCTTCCGCGGTGTGGCCGGTGAGCGCTTTGCCGTGCGACTGTCGGGCGCCTCAGCCGTGGTGGAAGGCACCGGCGACCATGGTTGCGAATACATGACCGGCGGCACTGTGGTGGTGCTGGGCAAGACCGGTCGTAACTTCGCCGCAGGCATGAGTGGCGGCGTGGCCTATGTGTTTGACGAGGACGGCCAGTTCGCCACACGCTGCAACACCAGCATGGTGGCCCTGGACAAGCTGCTGCCCTCGGCCGAGCAAGAAGCCACGCTGGACAAGGCTGTCTGGCATCACCACGCCGGCTTGGCCAATGGCGCGCAGCAGACCGATGAAGCGATTCTGAAGAAGATGCTGGAAGACCATCACCGCTGGACCGGCAGCGCCCGCGCCCGCCACATCCTCGATCACTGGGCCGAGTCGCGTGCCAAGTTCGTCAAGGTCTTCCCGCACGAGTACCGCCGCGCCCTGGGCGAGATCAACGCCGCCAAGGAAGCCGCCGAGTCGATCGCGCAGGCCAAGTCCGCCGCCAAACCCGTCAAGGCCTGA
- a CDS encoding transposase has protein sequence MARAPRQVLAEQAHHIIQRGNNRQAIVQTDADRQHFLDVLRDCAATYKVAIHAYVLMDNHIHLLATPQDEQGLSRMMQALGRRYVGWFNFKYQRTGTLWVGRFRASLIESDAYFMACMRYIELNPVRAGMCVHAEEFPWSSCAAHLGKRPDSLLSDHAHFWSLGNTPFERELNYREFLGQGVSDEERQRLSEAVFKGRPLCSPQFQQQMVRQGVLPALVKPRGRPVGSGKSAKKIDSDPI, from the coding sequence ATGGCCCGAGCCCCCCGGCAAGTGCTTGCCGAGCAAGCGCACCACATCATTCAGCGCGGCAACAATCGCCAAGCCATCGTTCAAACCGATGCGGACCGTCAGCATTTTCTGGATGTGCTGCGAGATTGTGCGGCCACTTACAAGGTGGCGATCCATGCCTATGTGCTGATGGATAACCACATCCATTTGCTGGCCACGCCGCAGGACGAACAGGGCCTGAGCCGCATGATGCAAGCGCTTGGCCGGCGCTATGTTGGCTGGTTCAATTTCAAATACCAGCGCACCGGCACGCTCTGGGTAGGGCGATTCAGGGCATCCCTGATCGAAAGCGATGCCTACTTCATGGCCTGCATGCGCTATATCGAACTGAACCCGGTGCGCGCCGGCATGTGCGTGCATGCCGAGGAGTTTCCTTGGTCTAGCTGTGCCGCGCACCTGGGCAAGCGCCCCGACTCCCTGCTCAGCGATCACGCCCATTTTTGGTCTTTGGGCAACACGCCGTTTGAGCGTGAACTGAACTATCGGGAGTTCTTGGGGCAGGGTGTTTCGGATGAAGAGCGGCAACGCTTGTCCGAAGCGGTATTCAAGGGCCGGCCCTTGTGCTCGCCGCAATTCCAGCAGCAAATGGTGCGCCAGGGCGTTCTTCCCGCCCTGGTCAAGCCGCGCGGCCGCCCCGTCGGTTCGGGTAAATCAGCGAAGAAAATTGACTCTGACCCTATTTAA
- the istA gene encoding IS21 family transposase, with translation MPTPRIHMRQLRQTLRLHLESGLSMRECSRVLGIAKSTVNSVVMKARAAGVDWAAAQTLDDAALEARLYGPAVPRSSTQLEPDFALVHQELKRPGVTLQLLWEEYQRGLTDAGSQAYKYTSFCVKYRAWVTGLKRSMRQVHPAGERLFIDYAGQTVPLVDAATGEIRQAQIFVAVLGASNYTFACATPTQTAADWVGAIMDALEFMGGVPRLIVPDQARALIARPDRYEATPSRLVEEFCDHYDVAMLPARPAHPRDKPKVEVGVQIVERWILARLRHRRFFTLAELNAAVRELLVDLNARPFKKLPGCRASAFAALDRPLLKPLPAARMPIARFKRARVNIDYHVELDGHYYSVPHRLVREQVELRITSTTVEILAGQQRVAVHAYSVRRGAHTTAPEHMPASHRAHREWTPAKLIAWGEHIGVATAAVVRWQMEHRPHPEQGYRSCLGLQSLARQFGHERLEAACVRAMSIRSPTYQSVKSILATGLDRQAAPAQATQAALPLHDNVRGPDYYH, from the coding sequence ATGCCCACTCCCAGGATTCACATGCGCCAACTTCGACAAACCCTTCGACTTCACCTTGAATCTGGCCTGAGCATGCGCGAGTGTTCGCGCGTGCTTGGCATCGCCAAGTCGACCGTCAATAGCGTCGTTATGAAGGCCCGCGCCGCCGGTGTGGACTGGGCCGCCGCCCAGACGCTGGACGATGCCGCCTTGGAGGCTCGCTTGTACGGCCCCGCTGTGCCTCGGTCCAGCACCCAGCTTGAGCCCGACTTCGCCCTCGTCCACCAGGAACTCAAGCGCCCCGGCGTCACCTTGCAATTGCTCTGGGAGGAGTACCAGCGCGGTCTGACCGACGCCGGCTCGCAAGCCTACAAGTACACCAGCTTCTGCGTGAAGTACCGCGCCTGGGTCACCGGCCTCAAGCGCTCGATGCGCCAGGTCCACCCGGCCGGCGAGCGCCTGTTCATTGACTACGCCGGCCAGACTGTGCCCTTGGTGGACGCTGCCACCGGCGAGATCCGGCAAGCGCAGATCTTCGTGGCCGTCCTCGGCGCCTCGAACTACACCTTCGCCTGCGCCACGCCGACACAGACAGCAGCCGACTGGGTCGGCGCCATCATGGATGCGCTGGAGTTCATGGGTGGCGTGCCCCGGCTGATCGTGCCGGATCAGGCGCGCGCCCTGATCGCCCGGCCCGACCGCTACGAGGCCACGCCTAGCCGTCTGGTCGAAGAGTTCTGCGACCACTACGACGTGGCGATGCTGCCCGCGCGTCCTGCTCATCCCCGCGACAAGCCCAAGGTGGAGGTCGGCGTGCAAATCGTCGAGCGTTGGATTCTGGCGCGGCTGCGGCACCGGCGCTTCTTCACCCTGGCTGAGCTCAACGCCGCTGTCCGGGAGTTGCTGGTGGACCTGAACGCTCGGCCGTTCAAGAAGCTACCCGGCTGTCGGGCCAGCGCCTTCGCGGCCTTGGATCGGCCGCTGCTCAAACCCCTGCCGGCAGCGCGCATGCCCATCGCCCGCTTCAAGCGCGCCCGGGTCAATATTGACTATCACGTTGAACTCGATGGCCATTACTACAGCGTGCCGCACCGGCTGGTGCGCGAGCAGGTCGAGTTGCGCATCACTTCGACCACGGTGGAGATTCTGGCGGGCCAGCAACGCGTGGCCGTGCACGCCTACAGCGTCCGGCGCGGGGCGCACACGACGGCGCCCGAGCACATGCCGGCCTCCCACCGGGCGCACCGAGAGTGGACCCCAGCCAAGCTCATCGCTTGGGGTGAGCACATCGGCGTGGCCACAGCCGCCGTGGTGCGCTGGCAGATGGAACACCGGCCGCACCCCGAGCAAGGCTACCGCTCCTGCCTCGGCCTGCAAAGCCTGGCGCGCCAGTTCGGCCACGAGCGGCTGGAAGCGGCCTGCGTTCGCGCCATGTCGATTCGCTCGCCGACCTACCAAAGCGTCAAGTCGATCCTGGCCACCGGCTTGGACCGGCAAGCCGCGCCGGCCCAAGCCACGCAGGCCGCACTCCCGCTGCATGACAACGTGCGCGGCCCCGATTACTACCACTGA
- the istB gene encoding IS21-like element helper ATPase IstB: MLNEHTLDQLRSLRLDGMVQALTDGATRTAAAELSFEERLAMLVQREVDWRDGKRLARLLKAAKLKVSSACIEDINWRGSRGLDRSLITQLAGCDWLRHGHNVLLTGATGCGKTWLACALAQQAARQGFAVLYTRAPRLLEELRVAHGDGSFGRRLAQLARIDLLVIDDFAIAPVTAADRNDLLELLDDRVGSRSTLITSQLPVSNWHQWLDDPTLADAILDRIVHSAQKIALKGESLRKKQDSV; encoded by the coding sequence TTGCTCAACGAACACACCCTGGATCAACTGCGCAGCCTGCGCCTAGACGGCATGGTGCAGGCGCTTACCGATGGCGCCACCCGCACGGCAGCGGCCGAGCTGTCCTTCGAGGAGCGGCTGGCCATGCTGGTGCAACGCGAGGTCGATTGGCGCGACGGCAAACGCCTGGCCCGGCTGCTCAAGGCGGCCAAGCTCAAGGTCAGCAGCGCCTGCATCGAGGACATCAACTGGCGAGGCTCGCGCGGGCTGGATCGCAGCCTCATCACCCAACTGGCGGGCTGCGACTGGCTGCGCCACGGCCACAACGTGTTGCTCACCGGGGCCACGGGTTGCGGCAAGACCTGGCTCGCATGCGCGCTGGCCCAGCAGGCGGCACGCCAGGGATTCGCGGTGTTGTACACGCGGGCGCCGAGGCTGCTGGAAGAGCTGCGGGTGGCCCACGGCGACGGCTCCTTCGGCCGGCGCCTGGCACAACTGGCGCGCATTGACCTGCTGGTCATCGATGACTTTGCGATTGCACCGGTCACGGCGGCCGACCGTAACGACCTGCTGGAGTTGCTCGACGACCGGGTCGGCAGCCGCTCGACGCTCATCACCAGTCAGCTACCCGTCTCAAACTGGCACCAATGGTTGGATGACCCGACATTGGCCGATGCCATCTTGGACCGGATCGTCCATTCGGCACAAAAGATCGCGCTCAAGGGCGAGTCGCTGCGCAAGAAACAGGACTCGGTATGA